One Paenibacillus sp. FSL H7-0737 DNA segment encodes these proteins:
- the leuC gene encoding 3-isopropylmalate dehydratase large subunit → MSNKTMFEKIWDNHVIHQEEGKPSIIYIDLHLVHEVTSPQAFEGLRLSNRKVRRPELTFATMDHNVPTKDRFNIKDPISKQQIDTLSKNCADFGVRLFDLNDIDQGVVHVMGPEIGLTHPGKTIVCGDSHTSTHGAFGALAFGIGTSEVEHVMATQCLQQSKAKTMEVRFTGKRNPGVTAKDMILGVIAKYGTDFATGYVIEYTGEAIRELSMEERMTVCNMSIEGGARAGLIAPDETTFNYLRGRQYVPQGEAYDAAVEGWKSLVSDEGAQYDTVVEFDVETLIPQVTWGTSPGMGTDINSSVPNPADFTTENERKAAEKALEYMDLTPGTPISEIPIDYVFIGSCTNGRIEDLRAAAVVAKGHKVSDKVTAIVVPGSGRVKMQAEKEGLDKVFTDAGFEWREAGCSMCLAMNPDVLQPGQRCASTSNRNFEGRQGRGGRTHLVSPAMAAAAAIKGRFTDVRDWNYKTEAVSS, encoded by the coding sequence ATGAGCAACAAGACAATGTTTGAAAAGATTTGGGATAATCATGTTATTCATCAAGAGGAAGGTAAACCTAGCATTATTTATATCGATCTGCATTTGGTTCATGAAGTAACTTCTCCACAAGCTTTCGAAGGACTTCGCCTCAGTAACCGCAAGGTCCGCCGTCCTGAGCTGACTTTCGCTACAATGGACCACAACGTTCCTACCAAGGATCGTTTTAACATTAAGGATCCAATTTCCAAGCAGCAAATTGATACACTTTCTAAAAACTGTGCTGATTTTGGAGTTAGATTGTTCGACCTGAATGATATCGATCAAGGCGTTGTACACGTAATGGGACCTGAGATCGGTTTGACGCACCCTGGTAAAACTATCGTTTGCGGTGACAGCCATACCTCCACACATGGAGCATTTGGTGCGCTGGCTTTTGGTATCGGTACTAGTGAAGTTGAACATGTAATGGCTACCCAATGTTTGCAGCAATCCAAAGCTAAGACTATGGAAGTTCGTTTCACAGGTAAACGCAATCCTGGTGTAACAGCAAAGGATATGATCCTTGGTGTTATTGCTAAGTATGGTACTGATTTTGCAACAGGTTATGTAATTGAATACACAGGTGAAGCTATTCGTGAGCTGTCGATGGAAGAACGTATGACCGTCTGCAACATGTCGATCGAAGGCGGAGCAAGAGCAGGTTTGATCGCTCCTGACGAAACTACTTTTAACTATCTGCGTGGACGTCAATATGTGCCGCAAGGCGAAGCATACGACGCTGCTGTTGAAGGATGGAAGAGTCTTGTTAGTGACGAAGGTGCTCAGTATGATACGGTAGTTGAATTCGATGTGGAGACATTGATTCCACAAGTGACTTGGGGTACTAGCCCGGGCATGGGTACTGATATCAACTCTAGCGTGCCAAATCCGGCTGACTTTACCACTGAAAATGAACGCAAAGCTGCTGAAAAAGCGCTTGAATATATGGATTTGACTCCTGGAACTCCTATTTCTGAAATTCCAATTGATTATGTATTTATCGGTTCTTGTACTAACGGACGGATCGAAGATTTGAGAGCCGCAGCCGTGGTAGCAAAAGGCCATAAAGTCTCTGATAAGGTTACTGCCATTGTTGTTCCTGGATCTGGTCGTGTTAAAATGCAGGCTGAGAAGGAAGGGCTTGATAAAGTCTTTACTGACGCGGGCTTTGAATGGCGCGAAGCGGGATGCAGCATGTGTCTTGCGATGAACCCTGATGTACTGCAACCGGGGCAACGCTGTGCATCTACCTCGAACCGTAACTTTGAAGGACGTCAAGGTCGCGGTGGACGCACGCATCTTGTATCCCCAGCTATGGCTGCTGCAGCTGCGATAAAAGGCCGTTTCACTGATGTACGTGATTGGAACTATAAGACGGAAGCTGTCAGCTCATAG
- the leuD gene encoding 3-isopropylmalate dehydratase small subunit codes for MDAFKKLTGIVAPVDRVNVDTDAIIPKQFLKRIERTGFGQFLFYEWRFDEAGNDNAAFEMNKPRYKGASVLISRANFGCGSSREHAPWAIMDYGFRVVIAPSYADIFYNNCFKNGILPIKLSEEQVDELFNRTAEHDGYQLTVDLESNTLHDEFGLSISFDLDEHRRQFLLQGLDDIGLTLQHADEIAAYEERHAAKLFS; via the coding sequence ATGGATGCTTTTAAAAAATTAACAGGAATTGTTGCACCAGTAGATCGGGTGAATGTAGATACGGATGCTATTATCCCAAAGCAGTTCCTGAAACGGATTGAACGGACAGGATTTGGACAATTTTTGTTCTACGAATGGCGTTTTGATGAAGCTGGTAACGATAACGCTGCCTTTGAAATGAATAAGCCACGCTATAAAGGTGCTTCTGTCTTGATCTCACGTGCTAACTTTGGCTGTGGTTCCTCACGGGAACATGCACCTTGGGCGATTATGGATTATGGGTTCAGAGTTGTTATTGCACCTTCTTATGCAGATATCTTCTACAACAACTGCTTTAAGAATGGCATTTTGCCGATCAAGCTTTCGGAAGAGCAAGTGGATGAGCTATTTAATCGGACAGCCGAGCATGATGGCTACCAGTTGACCGTGGATCTTGAGAGCAATACACTTCACGATGAATTTGGACTGAGCATCAGCTTTGATCTAGATGAGCACCGTCGTCAGTTCTTGCTGCAAGGTCTGGATGATATCGGATTAACCCTTCAGCATGCAGATGAAATTGCTGCGTATGAAGAGCGTCATGCGGCTAAGTTATTCTCTTAA
- a CDS encoding FAD-binding oxidoreductase gives MRSGTRLTGRVIFKGDQGYETARKNWDPHTDKFPKVFVFAQKTQDVANAIKWANENKVPIRARSGRHSLEVNLSQVTGGIVIDVSEMKKIKLNKKSGTVVVGTGNTVGRIAHTLAGQGYMAPFGDSPTVGIGGITLGGGIGPLQRTVGLVSDNLIELEMVDAKGKIIRANKNSNSDLLWASRGGGGGNFGVYTSYKFKVRPAPASATVFRITWPWDQFEKVFKAWQLWAPCVNTKLGSELSIGPKKGGNVTMTGLFLGSKAEASRLLKPVTSVGTPTNQIIRSLPYTKVVSFMLAPDPVLTQRVSNQFSSGFVRKPFPDKAIKSMREFLEKVEGEFAGFFFLNWGGAVSRKSPKSTAFYWRKAKFYVEWNSSWIKKSEAARNIFVVRNTRRKLQPFIVGSYINVPDQGIKNSGPVYYGANYPRLRRVKAKYDPGNIFNNPQSISPARKV, from the coding sequence TTGAGGTCAGGAACGAGACTTACCGGGCGAGTTATTTTCAAAGGTGATCAAGGGTATGAAACGGCACGTAAAAATTGGGATCCGCATACTGACAAATTCCCGAAAGTGTTTGTTTTCGCACAAAAAACACAAGATGTAGCGAACGCCATAAAATGGGCTAACGAGAATAAAGTCCCTATCCGTGCAAGAAGCGGTAGACATTCTCTGGAGGTTAATCTTTCACAGGTCACCGGAGGAATCGTCATCGATGTAAGTGAAATGAAGAAAATCAAACTAAATAAAAAATCAGGAACTGTTGTTGTGGGTACCGGAAATACTGTGGGGAGAATTGCACACACGCTTGCTGGGCAAGGATATATGGCTCCATTCGGCGATAGCCCTACGGTTGGAATCGGAGGCATCACCCTAGGCGGGGGTATCGGGCCGCTCCAGCGAACCGTGGGCCTTGTTAGTGATAATCTAATCGAACTCGAAATGGTTGATGCCAAAGGGAAAATTATTCGTGCCAATAAGAATAGTAACTCTGATCTCCTCTGGGCTTCCCGCGGAGGTGGCGGGGGGAATTTCGGAGTTTACACCAGTTACAAATTCAAAGTACGTCCTGCTCCAGCTTCGGCTACCGTTTTTCGTATCACCTGGCCTTGGGATCAGTTCGAGAAGGTATTCAAAGCTTGGCAACTCTGGGCTCCTTGCGTTAATACCAAACTGGGCAGTGAATTATCCATTGGTCCGAAAAAAGGCGGTAATGTCACTATGACGGGGCTGTTCCTCGGATCAAAGGCAGAGGCTTCCCGCCTCTTAAAGCCCGTTACGAGCGTTGGAACGCCTACGAATCAAATCATCCGCTCTTTGCCCTATACAAAAGTAGTGAGTTTTATGTTAGCGCCTGATCCAGTGCTAACTCAAAGAGTCAGCAACCAGTTCTCCAGCGGTTTCGTAAGAAAACCCTTCCCGGACAAGGCAATTAAGTCCATGCGTGAATTCTTAGAGAAAGTGGAGGGAGAATTCGCAGGTTTCTTTTTCCTCAACTGGGGTGGAGCTGTGAGCCGTAAGTCACCCAAATCTACAGCCTTTTACTGGCGTAAAGCGAAATTCTATGTTGAGTGGAATAGCTCATGGATCAAGAAATCGGAAGCTGCCAGAAATATATTCGTAGTACGAAATACACGCCGGAAGCTGCAGCCATTTATCGTGGGGAGCTACATCAACGTTCCAGACCAGGGAATTAAAAATTCCGGACCAGTATATTATGGAGCGAACTATCCTAGATTACGGAGAGTCAAAGCTAAATATGACCCGGGAAATATATTTAACAACCCTCAAAGCATCTCTCCAGCCCGCAAAGTATAG